The proteins below are encoded in one region of Arthrobacter sp. CJ23:
- a CDS encoding bifunctional salicylyl-CoA 5-hydroxylase/oxidoreductase produces the protein MKIAIVGGGPGGLYFAALMKQLDPSHDITLWERNAASDTFGFGVVFSDETLGGIGNADPVVAEYMSRRFARWTDIDIHFGGEMITVGGQGFAAMSRKELLELLQRRCAELNVDLRFQTMAPPIEELEANYDLVLAADGVNSQIRAKYADAFGPDLDPRTNKYMWLGTDQVFEAFKFFVKETQWGVMQIHGYPYSDEGSTFIVEMHQDVWKAAGFDETANDVFPPGVSDEKAIAKIRSIFAEELDGYEVLTNNSKWLNFNTVRNQSWRKGNVVLLGDAAHTAHFSIGSGTKLAMEDSLALAACLHEHADVESALAAYEAERRPVVASTQRAAQASLEWFERIGQYKDQDPTQFAFNLLTRSRRITQENLRLRDPDFAEAVDRNFAESQGLAEVAPAMFQPFRVGELELKNRIIVSPMDMYSAVDGIPGDFHKVHLGSKALGGAGLVMTEMVCVSEAGRITPGCSGLYTDGQRDSWKEIVDFVHSRSTAKIGAQLGHSGRKGSTKLMWEGIDQPLESGNWTAVGPSALPYGPENQTPVELDRAGLDSIREEFVAATLRAEEAGFDLLEIHAAHGYLLSSFLSPVSNRRTDEFGGSLENRLRFPLEVFDAVRAAWPASKPVTVRISATDWIEGGNTSDDSIEIAHAFVAHGAAGLDISTGQVAKEEKPAFGRSYQTPFADRIRQEVAAPAGVAVIAVGAISSYDDVNSILLAGRADLIALGRTHLYDPQWTLHAAAEQEYQGPGAQWIPQFRAGRRKPPSSRTDAVRPRLSLLKEPDAEELNTHLRWTAASAAASVLVK, from the coding sequence ATGAAGATCGCAATTGTTGGAGGCGGCCCCGGAGGCCTGTACTTCGCAGCATTGATGAAGCAGCTGGACCCGTCCCACGACATCACCCTCTGGGAACGGAACGCTGCCAGCGACACCTTTGGCTTCGGCGTCGTGTTTTCCGATGAGACGCTGGGGGGCATCGGCAACGCCGATCCCGTCGTCGCGGAGTACATGAGCCGCCGGTTCGCCCGCTGGACCGATATCGACATCCACTTCGGCGGTGAAATGATCACCGTGGGCGGCCAGGGCTTTGCGGCCATGAGCCGCAAAGAGCTGCTGGAGCTGCTCCAGCGCCGCTGCGCTGAGCTCAACGTGGACCTGCGCTTCCAGACCATGGCGCCGCCGATCGAGGAACTCGAAGCCAACTACGATCTCGTGCTGGCCGCGGACGGCGTCAATTCGCAGATCCGCGCCAAGTACGCCGACGCGTTCGGGCCGGACCTGGACCCGCGCACCAACAAGTACATGTGGCTTGGCACGGACCAGGTGTTCGAGGCCTTCAAGTTCTTCGTGAAGGAAACACAGTGGGGCGTCATGCAGATCCACGGCTACCCGTACTCCGATGAGGGTTCCACGTTCATCGTGGAAATGCACCAGGATGTGTGGAAGGCAGCGGGCTTCGACGAGACCGCCAACGATGTCTTCCCTCCCGGCGTCTCCGACGAGAAGGCGATTGCCAAGATCCGCTCGATCTTCGCCGAAGAACTGGACGGCTACGAGGTCCTGACGAACAACTCCAAGTGGCTGAACTTCAACACCGTGCGCAACCAGAGCTGGCGCAAGGGCAACGTGGTTCTGCTGGGCGACGCCGCCCACACGGCCCACTTCTCCATCGGCTCGGGCACCAAGCTGGCCATGGAGGACTCCCTTGCGCTGGCGGCTTGCCTGCACGAGCACGCGGACGTTGAATCCGCGCTGGCTGCCTACGAGGCCGAGCGCCGGCCCGTGGTCGCCTCCACGCAGCGTGCCGCGCAGGCCTCGCTCGAATGGTTCGAGCGCATCGGCCAGTACAAGGACCAGGACCCCACCCAGTTCGCGTTCAACCTGCTGACCCGCAGCCGCCGCATCACGCAGGAAAACCTGCGCCTGCGCGACCCCGATTTCGCCGAAGCCGTGGACCGCAACTTCGCCGAGTCCCAGGGGCTGGCCGAGGTAGCGCCGGCAATGTTCCAGCCATTCCGCGTCGGCGAACTGGAGCTGAAGAACCGCATCATTGTCTCGCCCATGGACATGTACTCCGCCGTGGACGGCATCCCGGGCGACTTCCACAAGGTCCACCTGGGCTCCAAGGCCCTGGGCGGCGCCGGCCTGGTCATGACCGAAATGGTCTGCGTTTCCGAAGCCGGCCGCATCACCCCAGGATGCAGCGGCCTGTACACGGACGGCCAGCGCGATAGCTGGAAGGAGATCGTGGACTTCGTCCACTCCCGTTCCACCGCCAAGATCGGCGCCCAGCTTGGCCACTCCGGCCGCAAGGGCTCCACCAAGCTGATGTGGGAGGGCATCGACCAGCCCCTGGAGTCCGGTAACTGGACGGCGGTCGGCCCCTCCGCGCTGCCCTACGGTCCCGAGAACCAGACGCCCGTCGAGTTGGACCGTGCAGGCCTTGACTCCATCAGGGAAGAGTTCGTCGCCGCGACCCTGCGCGCCGAAGAGGCAGGCTTCGACCTCCTCGAGATCCACGCCGCCCACGGCTACCTGCTGTCCTCCTTCCTCTCGCCGGTCTCCAACCGCCGGACGGACGAATTTGGTGGCAGCCTGGAGAACCGCCTGCGGTTCCCGCTGGAAGTGTTCGACGCCGTTCGCGCGGCTTGGCCTGCCAGCAAGCCCGTGACGGTGCGCATCTCCGCGACCGACTGGATCGAGGGTGGCAACACCTCCGACGATTCCATCGAAATTGCCCACGCCTTCGTCGCCCACGGTGCAGCCGGCCTGGACATCTCCACCGGCCAGGTGGCCAAGGAAGAGAAGCCCGCGTTCGGCCGCAGCTACCAGACGCCGTTCGCAGACCGCATCCGCCAGGAAGTTGCCGCTCCCGCAGGCGTGGCCGTGATCGCCGTCGGCGCCATCTCCAGCTACGACGACGTGAACTCCATCCTCCTCGCCGGCCGCGCCGACCTGATCGCGCTGGGCCGCACGCACCTCTACGACCCCCAGTGGACCCTGCACGCCGCCGCCGAGCAGGAATACCAGGGCCCCGGTGCCCAGTGGATTCCGCAGTTCCGCGCCGGCCGTCGCAAGCCGCCGAGCTCCCGCACCGATGCTGTTCGTCCGCGCCTGTCCCTGCTCAAGGAACCGGACGCGGAAGAACTCAACACGCACCTGCGCTGGACCGCCGCGTCCGCCGCCGCGTCGGTACTGGTGAAGTAG
- a CDS encoding aromatic acid/H+ symport family MFS transporter yields MANAPVNDWKVPTRTTGLVLFCCWLAILAEGYDVGVLGAVLPALAEYKEWNLSPLQLGGLGSYALIGMLIGALFIGTLSDLVGRKKMLLASMVIFTLTQAGAAWAPTPELFGLFRLIGGLGMGGVIPVAAALTIEYSAPNKRSFNYGLMYSGYSLGIVSAALAALFVLPTGGWRAVIAIGAAPIVLLPIIWKFLPESLEYLESKGRKAEARSLASRLKIDDYVPVVPAAPAAQGGPGSQAAEPWWRTITTMFSRKYLQSTVFFWISLFCGLVLVYGLNTWLPSIMKKAGYDLGSSLTFLLVFSLASAIGGLILGRAADKYGKKLILVVFYILGGLGIMLLVFPNTMVVNLLFVAFAGVGSISTSLVLTGYIADYYPAKIRGTATGWALSFARLGAISGPLIGGWIAGSKLPFEYNFAIFAGIAVLAAGAVAMIPKRRTEDAAPASVAGGGGLASRAYESDVLDGDAEGENQKAGVR; encoded by the coding sequence ATGGCCAACGCTCCGGTCAACGACTGGAAAGTGCCCACGCGGACCACCGGCTTGGTGTTGTTCTGCTGCTGGCTGGCGATCCTCGCCGAAGGCTACGACGTCGGCGTGCTGGGTGCGGTGCTCCCCGCGCTTGCCGAGTACAAGGAATGGAACCTGAGCCCGTTGCAGCTTGGCGGACTCGGTTCATATGCCTTGATCGGCATGCTCATCGGAGCCCTGTTCATCGGCACCCTCAGCGACCTGGTGGGCCGCAAGAAGATGCTCCTGGCGTCCATGGTGATCTTCACGCTCACCCAGGCGGGTGCAGCGTGGGCGCCGACGCCCGAGTTGTTCGGCCTCTTCCGCCTCATCGGTGGCCTGGGCATGGGCGGAGTCATCCCTGTCGCGGCGGCCCTCACCATTGAATACTCGGCCCCGAACAAGCGCTCGTTCAACTACGGCCTCATGTATTCCGGGTACTCGCTGGGCATCGTTTCGGCCGCGCTCGCCGCACTGTTCGTGCTTCCCACCGGTGGATGGCGCGCCGTCATCGCCATCGGCGCAGCGCCGATCGTGCTGCTGCCCATCATCTGGAAGTTCCTCCCGGAGTCGCTCGAATACCTCGAGTCGAAGGGACGGAAGGCGGAGGCCCGCTCGCTGGCGTCCAGGCTGAAGATCGACGACTACGTGCCGGTTGTCCCGGCTGCTCCGGCAGCCCAGGGCGGTCCTGGCTCGCAGGCGGCGGAGCCATGGTGGAGGACCATCACCACCATGTTCTCGCGGAAGTACCTGCAATCCACGGTCTTCTTCTGGATCTCGCTGTTCTGCGGCCTGGTCCTCGTCTACGGCCTCAACACCTGGCTGCCGAGCATCATGAAGAAGGCCGGCTACGATCTTGGCTCGTCACTGACCTTCCTGTTGGTCTTCAGCCTTGCCTCTGCGATTGGCGGCCTGATCCTGGGGCGCGCGGCCGACAAGTACGGCAAGAAGCTCATCCTGGTGGTGTTCTACATCCTGGGCGGCCTGGGCATCATGCTGCTCGTCTTCCCCAACACCATGGTGGTCAACCTGCTGTTCGTGGCCTTTGCCGGCGTCGGATCCATCTCCACGTCGCTTGTCCTGACGGGCTACATCGCCGACTACTACCCGGCCAAGATCCGCGGTACGGCCACGGGCTGGGCCCTGAGCTTCGCCCGCCTGGGCGCCATCTCCGGGCCTTTGATCGGCGGCTGGATTGCCGGTTCGAAGCTGCCGTTCGAGTACAACTTCGCCATCTTCGCCGGCATCGCCGTGCTCGCGGCAGGTGCCGTGGCGATGATTCCGAAGCGCCGCACCGAGGACGCCGCTCCCGCGTCCGTGGCTGGGGGCGGCGGGCTGGCAAGCCGCGCGTATGAGAGCGACGTGCTCGACGGCGACGCGGAGGGCGAGAACCAGAAGGCTGGCGTCCGCTAG
- a CDS encoding amidase, producing the protein MPRFDVVEASIAQLREALEAGAVTSEELTRAYLDRIEAYDLNGIKLNAMVVMNPQALADARASDARRAQGAPRGPLDGIPYTAKDSYLAKGLTAAAGSPAFEHLVAQRDAFTIERLRDAGAVLIGLTNMPPMANGGMQRGVYGRAESPYNADFLTAAFGSGSSNGSGTATAASFGAFGLGEETWSSGRAPASNNALCAYTPSRGVISVRGNWPLVPTMDVVVPHTRTMADLLELLDVVVADDAETRGDFWRAQPWVQIPKSSEVRPASYLALAPADADGGRAALRGKRFGVPRMYINADPEAGTSDEPGIGGPTGQRIETRASVIELWEAAKRDLEAAGAEVVLVDFPVVSNYEGDRPGAPTIATRGLVSPEYLKREIVDLSSWAWDDFLRANGDPALNSLADVDGAAIFPHPEGALPDRYRGFDDDIAEYPEHVREHGVSRFTEIPELENGLRGLEETRRVDLEEWMDGLGLDAVLFPASADVGPADVDVNPASADLGWRNGVWVANGNLVPRHLGIPTVTVPMGTMADICMPVGLTFAGRAYDDTALLTLAAAFEATGSRRTAPPRTPALQPFA; encoded by the coding sequence ATGCCCCGCTTCGACGTCGTCGAGGCCTCCATCGCGCAACTGCGCGAGGCCCTGGAAGCCGGCGCGGTGACCAGCGAGGAACTCACCCGGGCCTACCTGGACCGCATCGAGGCCTATGACCTTAACGGCATCAAGCTCAACGCGATGGTGGTCATGAATCCCCAGGCCCTGGCCGATGCCCGCGCCTCGGATGCGCGCCGGGCCCAGGGCGCCCCGCGGGGTCCGCTGGACGGCATCCCCTACACGGCGAAAGACAGCTACCTGGCCAAGGGCCTCACGGCCGCGGCCGGTTCGCCCGCCTTTGAGCACCTGGTGGCGCAGCGTGATGCCTTCACCATCGAGCGCCTGCGGGACGCCGGCGCGGTGCTGATCGGCCTCACCAACATGCCGCCGATGGCCAACGGCGGCATGCAGCGTGGCGTGTACGGACGGGCCGAAAGCCCGTACAACGCCGACTTCCTGACGGCGGCGTTCGGTTCCGGTTCCTCCAACGGTTCCGGCACCGCGACGGCGGCAAGCTTCGGTGCCTTTGGCCTGGGCGAGGAGACCTGGTCCAGTGGGCGCGCACCGGCGTCGAACAATGCTCTATGCGCCTACACGCCCTCGCGAGGGGTCATCTCGGTGCGCGGCAACTGGCCGCTGGTGCCCACCATGGACGTTGTGGTGCCGCACACGCGGACCATGGCAGACCTGCTGGAACTGCTGGACGTGGTCGTGGCCGACGACGCCGAAACCCGCGGCGACTTCTGGCGCGCGCAGCCGTGGGTTCAGATCCCCAAATCGTCCGAGGTCCGGCCGGCGTCGTACCTTGCGCTGGCACCGGCAGACGCCGACGGCGGACGGGCGGCTTTGCGGGGTAAGCGCTTCGGAGTGCCGCGCATGTACATCAATGCGGACCCCGAGGCCGGCACCAGCGATGAGCCGGGCATCGGCGGACCCACCGGGCAGCGCATCGAGACGCGGGCTTCCGTGATCGAGCTCTGGGAGGCCGCGAAGCGTGACCTTGAAGCTGCCGGCGCCGAGGTGGTGCTGGTGGACTTCCCGGTGGTCTCCAACTACGAGGGCGACCGCCCCGGGGCACCCACCATCGCGACCCGCGGCTTGGTCAGCCCCGAGTACCTCAAACGCGAAATCGTGGACCTTTCCTCCTGGGCGTGGGACGACTTCCTGCGCGCCAACGGCGATCCGGCGCTCAACAGCCTCGCCGACGTGGATGGCGCAGCGATCTTCCCGCACCCGGAAGGAGCTCTCCCGGACCGCTACCGGGGGTTCGACGACGACATCGCCGAGTACCCGGAACACGTCCGCGAGCACGGTGTTTCCCGGTTCACCGAGATCCCGGAGCTGGAAAACGGGCTGCGTGGCCTGGAGGAGACAAGGCGCGTCGACCTTGAGGAATGGATGGACGGGCTTGGACTGGACGCCGTCCTGTTCCCGGCCTCGGCCGACGTCGGGCCCGCCGATGTGGACGTCAACCCGGCTTCCGCTGACCTCGGCTGGCGCAACGGCGTGTGGGTGGCCAACGGCAACCTCGTCCCTCGGCACCTCGGCATCCCCACGGTCACCGTGCCGATGGGCACCATGGCCGACATCTGCATGCCCGTGGGCCTGACATTTGCGGGTCGCGCGTACGACGACACGGCCCTGCTGACGCTTGCCGCCGCCTTCGAAGCGACCGGCTCGCGCCGCACCGCGCCACCCCGGACACCGGCGCTCCAGCCGTTTGCATGA
- a CDS encoding agmatine/peptidylarginine deiminase, with translation MAWRMPAETAPHERTWMAFPRTGLTLGDDAASAEEAYAAWTAVAHAVAEFEPVTMVVDPSERQRAARMLGSDIEQVEAPLDEFWMRDVGPTFVLDDERPGVLGAVDWIFNGWGAPAWSEWQKSAGLARFIAEESGAELVSSLLVNEGGAIHVDGEGTVLVTETVQLDPGRNPYADKAAVEAELSRTIGASKVIWVPRGLTRDYEDLGTRGHIDMVATLPAPGRILLHSQTNPEHPDYEVSRTLQSFLEAQTDAAGKPLEIVPLPAPETLRDEEGFVDWSYVNHLVVNGGVIACGYGEERADSLAAEILAEAYPGRRVVTVDARPILARGGGIHCITQQQPKLGGGAA, from the coding sequence ATGGCTTGGAGAATGCCGGCCGAAACCGCCCCGCACGAGCGCACCTGGATGGCGTTCCCCCGCACCGGCCTGACCCTCGGCGACGACGCCGCCTCGGCCGAAGAGGCATACGCGGCCTGGACCGCCGTCGCCCACGCCGTGGCCGAATTCGAACCCGTCACCATGGTGGTGGACCCGAGCGAGCGCCAGCGCGCTGCCCGCATGCTCGGCAGCGACATCGAACAGGTCGAGGCGCCGCTGGATGAGTTCTGGATGCGCGACGTCGGACCCACCTTTGTGCTGGACGACGAACGTCCCGGCGTGCTTGGCGCGGTGGACTGGATCTTCAACGGCTGGGGCGCCCCGGCATGGTCCGAATGGCAGAAGAGCGCCGGACTGGCCCGCTTCATCGCCGAAGAATCCGGCGCGGAGCTGGTCAGTTCGCTGCTGGTCAACGAGGGCGGCGCCATCCATGTGGACGGCGAAGGCACCGTTCTGGTCACCGAAACGGTGCAGCTGGACCCGGGCCGGAACCCCTACGCGGACAAGGCGGCCGTTGAGGCCGAACTCTCGCGCACCATCGGCGCCAGCAAAGTCATTTGGGTGCCACGCGGCCTCACCCGCGACTACGAGGACCTGGGCACCCGCGGCCACATCGACATGGTGGCCACCCTGCCCGCTCCCGGCCGCATCCTGCTGCACTCCCAGACCAACCCGGAGCACCCGGACTACGAGGTCAGCCGAACCCTGCAGTCATTCCTGGAAGCCCAGACTGACGCGGCGGGCAAGCCGCTCGAGATCGTGCCGCTGCCGGCCCCGGAGACTCTGCGCGACGAGGAAGGCTTCGTGGACTGGAGCTACGTCAACCACCTGGTGGTCAACGGTGGCGTCATTGCCTGCGGTTACGGCGAAGAACGTGCCGACTCGCTCGCCGCCGAGATCCTGGCCGAGGCCTACCCTGGCCGCCGTGTAGTGACCGTGGACGCCCGGCCCATCCTGGCCCGCGGCGGCGGCATCCACTGCATCACGCAGCAGCAGCCCAAACTCGGTGGGGGTGCAGCGTAA
- a CDS encoding TetR/AcrR family transcriptional regulator produces MSSTPQKRAVRKSPAERAAEITEAARDIALEAGLMALTLRNVAARVGVAPGLVAHYQPNMDALVSSTFATIVAAETREIAGLLSQLPGPSERLGLLVDTLLDNSRLDVTAIWVEAWTLGRRNEALAASVREQMDAWQKVFQGVVEDGVAAGAFDVSDAAAVAWQILGMVDGLNAQALVRWDGVNDRGTHLARAVEGMVGAARGSLAPNPGS; encoded by the coding sequence ATGTCAAGCACTCCACAGAAGCGCGCGGTCCGGAAGTCACCGGCAGAGCGCGCCGCAGAAATCACCGAAGCCGCCCGCGACATCGCACTCGAGGCGGGCCTCATGGCACTCACGCTGCGCAACGTTGCCGCCCGCGTGGGAGTCGCCCCAGGCCTCGTGGCGCACTACCAACCCAACATGGACGCGCTCGTGTCAAGCACGTTCGCCACCATCGTGGCCGCGGAAACACGGGAGATTGCAGGCTTGTTGAGCCAGCTCCCCGGCCCCTCGGAACGGCTCGGGCTGCTGGTGGACACGCTCCTGGACAACAGCAGGCTCGACGTCACGGCCATCTGGGTGGAAGCCTGGACGCTGGGACGCCGCAACGAAGCCCTGGCCGCCTCGGTCCGGGAGCAGATGGATGCCTGGCAGAAGGTCTTCCAGGGAGTGGTGGAGGACGGCGTGGCGGCCGGAGCGTTCGACGTTTCCGATGCCGCCGCCGTCGCGTGGCAGATCCTCGGAATGGTGGACGGCCTGAACGCGCAGGCCCTGGTCCGATGGGACGGCGTCAACGATCGCGGCACCCACCTTGCCCGCGCGGTGGAGGGCATGGTCGGCGCGGCGCGGGGATCCCTTGCCCCCAACCCGGGTTCCTAG
- a CDS encoding CG0192-related protein, whose amino-acid sequence MAILHKATLTPSKLELIAQHLPLQPWFVQDDSAQPELVGAYRFDDPDGEVGLETHLVSHGGRIYQLPLSYRDAALPGAEAWLVGTTDHSVLGKRWVYDACADPVYAAALATAILTGQEQAEQFVQADGKLEPRPSTVSVKGSGTPDVGVPALAPEAPVTENGVTTIDAGELTLLVNRVLGLGRQPSEGPALRGIWAGQETPVELASLRR is encoded by the coding sequence ATGGCGATTCTGCACAAGGCAACCCTGACTCCCTCAAAGCTTGAACTCATCGCGCAGCACCTGCCGCTGCAGCCCTGGTTCGTCCAGGACGACTCCGCGCAGCCGGAGCTGGTGGGTGCCTACCGCTTTGACGATCCCGACGGCGAAGTCGGCCTGGAAACCCACCTGGTTTCCCACGGCGGCAGGATCTACCAGCTCCCGCTGAGCTACCGCGATGCCGCACTTCCGGGCGCCGAAGCGTGGCTGGTGGGCACCACGGACCACTCGGTCCTGGGCAAGCGCTGGGTCTACGACGCCTGTGCCGATCCCGTCTACGCCGCGGCCCTCGCCACTGCCATTCTCACGGGCCAGGAGCAGGCCGAGCAGTTCGTGCAGGCGGACGGCAAGCTGGAGCCGCGCCCCAGCACGGTGAGCGTGAAGGGCAGTGGAACGCCCGACGTCGGCGTCCCCGCCTTGGCGCCGGAGGCTCCCGTCACCGAAAACGGCGTCACCACCATCGACGCCGGGGAGCTCACCTTGCTCGTCAATCGGGTCCTGGGCCTCGGCCGGCAGCCCTCGGAAGGTCCTGCCCTGCGCGGCATCTGGGCCGGACAGGAAACGCCGGTGGAATTGGCCTCGCTTCGACGCTAG
- a CDS encoding nuclear transport factor 2 family protein, with the protein MTDRNEFLAWVTSELHHAELALHNGDSAPRRALWSRNEPVSVLGAWRNALGQHALNDLFTDLAKGFSDCTSYEFEVQSYDVVGDMAYTMGLEHTSVSVNGEPRSYVLRATQVYRREDGAWKVAHRHADTVTR; encoded by the coding sequence ATGACCGACCGCAATGAATTCCTGGCCTGGGTCACGTCCGAGCTGCACCACGCAGAACTGGCCCTCCACAACGGCGACTCGGCCCCACGCCGGGCGCTCTGGTCCCGCAACGAACCCGTAAGTGTCCTGGGTGCGTGGCGAAACGCCTTAGGGCAGCATGCACTGAACGATCTCTTCACCGACCTCGCAAAGGGTTTCTCCGACTGCACCTCGTACGAGTTCGAAGTGCAGTCCTATGACGTTGTGGGCGACATGGCCTACACGATGGGTCTGGAGCACACCTCGGTCTCCGTCAACGGGGAACCCCGCAGCTATGTCCTGCGGGCCACGCAGGTGTATCGCCGCGAAGACGGGGCATGGAAGGTGGCACATCGGCACGCCGACACCGTCACCAGGTGA
- a CDS encoding CotH kinase family protein, which translates to MGQARSRWAALALASSLLLAGAEGAVAVPAGGVAAPTVLPSPSATTDPSPSPAAITNIPSLSIQLPPGYTLADLNGSKNDIPADPALEQHSLATIVDPSNAANNLTDVTLESVKSRGNFTWALEKKPYQIKFDTTTPVLGLPTAKTWILLANHADASLLRNKTAYDLAVEFGLPASPDSRFVDLTIGGDYLGNYLLSEKVEVKKNRLVLADPGGLLLELDNSYGLAEDFHFTTSRSNTLFVLKDAVAKVAAPLDAALAESYANTQAYLEEFESLLYAADQDWAAISSMIDVESFIKYHFVQELGANPEITQSSVFFWRDGTNDVLHAGPVWDFDSAFASYTTESLGGDPVQDYIKNAQFLRDGGNGWFGELFRNEEFAALVAKFYEEQLQAKVDAVVAKIDANAAAISSSAEANFERWPNVLGRPSIFSGTRMVADSWQGEVAYLRDWVAEKAGHLAAVYGKDTPVLKYAAHVAEIGWQNAMTSGQIAGTSGRGLQAEALDISLGSSPFPGTIRSRAHVQNIGWSAWQNGNTRLGTTGRSLQLEAVEFTLTDQLATRYDIEYRVHVQNIGWMSWIKNGALAGTTGQSLQIEAIQIRLSEKPANSGSSVSYGAHVANIGWMPEVQDGAVAGTTGRGIAMEALRAQVSSGEYAGNLEYRSHVQNIGWTAWTDSPDFTGTVGQGLRMEAIEIRLTGDLAAHYTIRYAAHVQDIGWQSPVVDGQTSGTTGLAKRMEAIRIELVPKGA; encoded by the coding sequence ATGGGACAAGCTCGTTCTCGGTGGGCGGCCCTCGCCCTCGCCAGTTCCCTGCTGCTGGCAGGCGCCGAAGGCGCGGTCGCAGTGCCTGCGGGCGGCGTCGCTGCTCCAACCGTGCTGCCCTCACCAAGCGCGACTACCGATCCGAGCCCATCACCCGCGGCGATCACGAATATCCCGAGCCTTTCCATCCAGCTGCCCCCGGGATACACCTTGGCTGACCTCAATGGGTCCAAGAACGACATTCCTGCGGACCCGGCCCTGGAACAGCACTCCCTGGCAACGATCGTCGATCCGTCCAATGCCGCCAACAACCTCACCGACGTCACGCTGGAGTCCGTCAAGAGCCGCGGCAACTTCACGTGGGCCCTGGAGAAAAAGCCCTACCAGATCAAGTTCGATACAACCACCCCCGTGCTGGGACTGCCAACGGCGAAGACGTGGATCCTGCTGGCCAACCACGCGGACGCATCGTTGCTGCGAAACAAAACGGCCTACGACCTGGCTGTCGAATTCGGGCTGCCTGCGTCACCAGACTCCCGGTTCGTGGATCTGACCATAGGTGGTGACTACCTGGGGAACTACCTGCTCAGCGAGAAGGTAGAGGTCAAGAAGAACCGCCTGGTGCTGGCCGATCCGGGTGGACTGCTGCTTGAGCTGGACAACAGCTACGGCTTGGCCGAGGACTTCCACTTCACCACCAGCCGGAGCAACACGCTGTTCGTCCTCAAGGACGCCGTTGCGAAAGTCGCGGCCCCCTTGGACGCGGCGCTGGCAGAGTCCTATGCGAACACCCAGGCCTACCTCGAGGAATTTGAGTCCCTACTGTACGCCGCAGACCAGGACTGGGCTGCCATCAGTTCCATGATCGACGTGGAATCGTTTATCAAATACCACTTCGTCCAAGAACTCGGAGCCAATCCCGAGATCACCCAGTCCAGCGTCTTCTTTTGGCGGGACGGGACAAATGATGTGTTGCATGCCGGACCTGTGTGGGACTTCGACAGCGCGTTCGCCAGCTACACCACCGAGTCCCTGGGCGGCGATCCTGTGCAGGACTACATCAAGAACGCCCAATTCCTACGCGACGGCGGCAACGGCTGGTTCGGCGAACTGTTCCGAAATGAGGAGTTCGCTGCCCTCGTTGCGAAATTCTACGAAGAGCAACTCCAGGCGAAAGTGGACGCCGTCGTTGCAAAGATCGATGCAAATGCGGCAGCGATCTCGTCCTCGGCAGAAGCCAACTTCGAACGCTGGCCAAATGTCCTCGGCAGGCCATCCATTTTTTCCGGCACCCGGATGGTGGCTGACAGCTGGCAAGGCGAAGTGGCGTACCTCCGCGACTGGGTGGCGGAAAAGGCCGGACACCTTGCGGCCGTCTACGGAAAAGACACGCCTGTCCTGAAGTACGCCGCCCATGTGGCGGAGATTGGTTGGCAGAACGCGATGACATCCGGTCAGATTGCGGGCACCTCGGGCAGGGGCCTGCAAGCCGAAGCGCTCGACATCTCACTGGGGTCCAGCCCGTTCCCAGGCACGATTCGCAGCCGGGCTCACGTGCAGAACATCGGTTGGAGCGCGTGGCAAAACGGAAATACCAGGCTGGGAACAACAGGACGTTCCCTGCAACTGGAAGCCGTGGAGTTCACCCTTACCGATCAGCTCGCTACCCGGTACGACATCGAGTATCGGGTGCATGTGCAGAACATTGGGTGGATGTCCTGGATCAAGAACGGAGCCCTGGCCGGAACAACGGGACAGAGCCTGCAGATCGAGGCAATCCAGATCCGTCTCTCGGAAAAACCCGCCAACTCGGGGTCGTCGGTCTCCTACGGGGCACACGTAGCGAACATCGGGTGGATGCCCGAGGTCCAGGACGGGGCCGTCGCAGGAACCACAGGACGCGGCATCGCGATGGAGGCACTTCGGGCCCAGGTATCCAGCGGAGAGTACGCTGGCAACCTTGAGTACCGATCACATGTCCAGAATATCGGCTGGACGGCATGGACGGACTCGCCTGACTTCACGGGCACAGTCGGCCAGGGCCTCCGGATGGAGGCCATTGAGATCAGGCTCACCGGAGACTTGGCGGCGCACTACACCATTCGATACGCAGCACACGTGCAGGACATAGGCTGGCAGTCCCCGGTCGTCGACGGGCAGACCTCGGGCACCACGGGCCTCGCCAAGCGCATGGAAGCTATCAGAATAGAACTGGTACCCAAGGGAGCATAA